A segment of the Streptococcus dysgalactiae subsp. dysgalactiae genome:
GCTGTATTGATAAAGGTCACAACTGGTCGTCCAAATTTCTCTGCCTGTTTCATTAAACGTAGGGCTTTCCGATAACCTTCAGGATTGGGCTGCCCAAAGTTTCTTGCTAAGTTATCCTGTAAGTTTTTACCTTTTTGGATACCAATAACCGTGACTGGTTGACCTGCAAGGTAAGCTAAACCACCAACGATAGCACCATCATCTGAAAAATGACGATCCCCATGCAGCTCCATAAAATCATCAAAGATAAGGCTAGCGTAATCCAAGGTGGTTAAACGCCCTTGATCACGCGCTTCTTTCAAAACTCTTGATACATCTGTCATTGGCCACCTCCATGAAATGCTACCAAGTGAGCAACCTTGTCTCGCAATTCTGTTCGTTTCACGATAGCATCTACAAAACCATGGTCTTGTAAAAATTCTGCTTTTTGAAAATCATCCGGCAAATTCTCACGTACTGTGGTTTCAATAACACGGCGTCCAGCAAATCCAACCAAGGATTGAGGTTCTGCTAAAATAATATCCCCTTCCATGGCAAAACTAGCTGTTACCCCACCAGTAGTTGGATCTGTCAAAATAGTGAGGTAAAAGAGGCCTGCATTAGAATGTCTTTTCACAGCTGCAGAGACCTTGGCCATTTGCATAAGGCTCATAATCCCCTCTTGCATACGGGCGCCTCCTGAAGCCGTAAAAATCACCACCGGCAGGTTTTCTTCGATAGCCAATTCAAACAATCGGGTAATTTTTTCCCCAACAACAGTTCCCATACTAGCCATAATAAAGTGAGAATCCATAATAGCAAGAGCAATCTTTTGCTCCTTAACCATAGCCTTCCCTGTCAAAACAGCTTCATGCAGACCAGTTGTTTCCTTGGCTTTTTGTAATTTTTCCTGATAACCTGGAAAACGTAACGGATCCTTGGTTTCAATACTTGTAAATAATTCCTGGAAAGAGCCTTCATCAACTGTTAAGATCAGCCGCTCTTGGGCAGAAATCCTAAAATTATAAGAACAAGTCGGGCAAATCTTGGCTAAACCTAAATCTTTTTTGTAAATCATATGCTTGCAAGCTGGGCATTTGGCAAAAAGTTCATCTGGCACTTCTGGGATAACCTGACTCACCGAGCCTTTGAGGGAATTATTGGGAGTAATACGGATGTATTTATCTTTTTTACGAAATAAGGCCATACCTTCTCCTAATCTTTATTGTAATGTGGTAAAAATGTTTCCATCAAGAAGGAGGTATCATAGTCTCCTGCAATCACTCGTTTATCGGAAATCAAGTCCAATTGAAAATCAGTATTCGTAATGATACCTTCAATTTCCAATTCAAACAAGGCTCGCTGCATTTTCATCAAAGCATCAAAACGATTATCCCCATGAACAATGATCTTGGCAATCATACTATCATAATAAGGAGGAATAGCGTAGCCACTGTAAACAGCCGAATCCACGCGTAGCCCTACACCACCACTTGGCATATACAAATCTGTAATCTTTCCTGGGCTCGGCGCAAAATTAAAGGCAGGATTTTCCGCATTGATACGACATTCAATAGCATGTCCAGTAATGGTGATGTCATCTTGAGAGACAGAAAGAGGTTGCCCTGCTGCAATTCTGATTTGTTCTTTGACAATATCAACTCCTGTTACAAATTCTGTGACAGGATGCTCAACTTGAACACGGGTATTCATTTCCATAAAATAGAATTCCCCACTGTCCTCATCCAACAAGAACTCAATGGTTCCTGCATTTTCATAGGCTACAGCTTTAGCTGCTCTAACCGCTGCTTCTCCCATTTCTTGGCGAAGCGTATTGCCAATAGCAATGGACGGACTTTCTTCCAAGACTTTCTGGTTATTCCGTTGCAAGGAGCAGTCACGTTCACCCAAGTGAATAATCGTTCCGTGAGCGTCACCTAAAATTTGCACCTCAATGTGTCTAGCTGGATAGATGACTTTTTCTAGATACATGGCTCCATTTCCGAAAGCACCTAGGGCTTCTTGACTGGCAGCATTAAAAGCTGCTTCCAAATCTGCCTCTGTCTCCACTTTACGAATCCCTTTACCACCGCCACCTGCCGATGCTTTTAACATAACAGGATAGCCAATCTTATTGGCAATAGCTAAGGCTTCTTGGGCGTTATAAACTTCACCATCTGATCCTGGAATAACTGGCACTCCTGCCTTGATCATTTCAGTACGGGCATTGATTTTATCACCCATTTTATCCATAACCGATGCGGAAGGGCCGATAAATTTGATGTTCATCTCCTCACACATGGTCGTAAATTTTGAATTTTCACTTAAAAAGCCGAAGCCTGGATGAATAGCTTGCGCTCCTGTCACAATAGCTGCTGACAAGACGGAATTCATGTTCAGGTAAGATTCCTTGGAACGGGCTGGTCCAATACAGACAGCTTCATCTGCCAAAATCGTGTGAAGAGCTTCCTTGTCTGCTTCTGAATAAACAGCAACTGTGGAAATC
Coding sequences within it:
- the accD gene encoding acetyl-CoA carboxylase, carboxyltransferase subunit beta, with product MALFRKKDKYIRITPNNSLKGSVSQVIPEVPDELFAKCPACKHMIYKKDLGLAKICPTCSYNFRISAQERLILTVDEGSFQELFTSIETKDPLRFPGYQEKLQKAKETTGLHEAVLTGKAMVKEQKIALAIMDSHFIMASMGTVVGEKITRLFELAIEENLPVVIFTASGGARMQEGIMSLMQMAKVSAAVKRHSNAGLFYLTILTDPTTGGVTASFAMEGDIILAEPQSLVGFAGRRVIETTVRENLPDDFQKAEFLQDHGFVDAIVKRTELRDKVAHLVAFHGGGQ
- a CDS encoding acetyl-CoA carboxylase biotin carboxylase subunit, with the protein product MFKKILIANRGEIAVRIIRAARELGISTVAVYSEADKEALHTILADEAVCIGPARSKESYLNMNSVLSAAIVTGAQAIHPGFGFLSENSKFTTMCEEMNIKFIGPSASVMDKMGDKINARTEMIKAGVPVIPGSDGEVYNAQEALAIANKIGYPVMLKASAGGGGKGIRKVETEADLEAAFNAASQEALGAFGNGAMYLEKVIYPARHIEVQILGDAHGTIIHLGERDCSLQRNNQKVLEESPSIAIGNTLRQEMGEAAVRAAKAVAYENAGTIEFLLDEDSGEFYFMEMNTRVQVEHPVTEFVTGVDIVKEQIRIAAGQPLSVSQDDITITGHAIECRINAENPAFNFAPSPGKITDLYMPSGGVGLRVDSAVYSGYAIPPYYDSMIAKIIVHGDNRFDALMKMQRALFELEIEGIITNTDFQLDLISDKRVIAGDYDTSFLMETFLPHYNKD